TGATAACATCTTCCTTTGACCCCTGGCTTAATGTCCACGAACTAATATTGCCTAAACACGTAAGGTTTGGGTGTTTCACCCGCAGGTCTTCCACCCGCATCCCGGCATGCCGGTCAATTTCGTAATACCCGTGTACCCCAGCTTTTTCGAATAACATATCGGCAACAGGCCAGAGATTACCGTCGGATGCGAATATATGATACCCGTTGTTTGCACAGCAACAGTCTGATACTTGCTTAAGAGCAGGGAGCATTAGTTCGTTAAATAGCTGCGGTGAATAAAACGTGCCGGTATCTGTTGCGAAATCATGCCCTCCTAAAAAGTACCGGAAGCCGTGTTTTGCGAAGTGTTCAACATTACGTTTCACGCGGGTAAGCTGGATACTGATATACTCCTTCACTAACCCAGGGTCGAGTAACATTAATTCAAGCCATATGATTTCTGTGTGTACCGACGGGAGAACAGTCGCGCAAGAAAGTTCAATCGCGTAATTGTTACCCAAAAGTTTCTGTGCCTTCAACGCGAACTCCTGGCTTTCATCTTTTGGCGTGTAGGCATTAACAGTTTTAAGGTTAGCATCGACATTACGCCGGACCTCGTCGGAAGTAAGCACGCGGGGACGGTACCACCCGTCGTATGACTGTTCAGTCCCAGGATCGTATTTCAGTACCCTCCAAGTATTCTCGTCGGAGCTGTTCTCAAACAGGTACGTATTATCGTCAATCTTGCGGGTAGGTTTTCTTGGCGCACGCCAGTACTGCGGACGTACTAAATCCTGGCCGGTTATCCTGGCAAGGTCAACCGCGTCTTTAAATGAACGTTCGAGGTACTCGTCATGCCAGCCTTCGTACAATGACTTTACTTCCCGCCATTTTTGTATACCCCCGCCGATAAACGCTTCACGTTTAAGTATGTGCGACGCAGCTTTTGATGAGAACCCGCGGTGGTTAACCGGCACTTTATCCGTCGGCTGTTTCTTAAACGCAGCTTCTACCCGCTCTTTTGGTGTCATATAATATATCCCTATTTAGGTTTTGCAGCTTTCCACCCGGCGTTGAGCTGTGCACTAAGTTTTGCGCATAAATCCTTATTTTTCTTGTCTAACGCAAGGTTAACATTTTCCCCGGGATCGGATTGATGGTCATAAAGTTCAACTCCAACAACCTCGCCGGTATCACGGTTTTTC
This portion of the Elusimicrobiota bacterium genome encodes:
- a CDS encoding uroporphyrinogen decarboxylase family protein, with the translated sequence MTPKERVEAAFKKQPTDKVPVNHRGFSSKAASHILKREAFIGGGIQKWREVKSLYEGWHDEYLERSFKDAVDLARITGQDLVRPQYWRAPRKPTRKIDDNTYLFENSSDENTWRVLKYDPGTEQSYDGWYRPRVLTSDEVRRNVDANLKTVNAYTPKDESQEFALKAQKLLGNNYAIELSCATVLPSVHTEIIWLELMLLDPGLVKEYISIQLTRVKRNVEHFAKHGFRYFLGGHDFATDTGTFYSPQLFNELMLPALKQVSDCCCANNGYHIFASDGNLWPVADMLFEKAGVHGYYEIDRHAGMRVEDLRVKHPNLTCLGNISSWTLSQGSKEDVITETRVCIDAAKKYNGIILGVSNQVLCDTPSENIDALLETIENYR